CAGGTATTCGAGGTGCCAATGTAACTCCTGCTCTTCCGGAACATCGCCGCTATCAATACGAAACCATTGGCTCGAAAAGTCTCGTTGATCACTCAAGTGATTGTCTGAATCATCGAGCGTATTCTCAATCGCACAGGCGAGGTGTTGATGGTTGCTAATTGGCTTAGCGAGGAAGTCTTTGATTCCGTACCTCAGCGCTTTAGCCACATCCGAGATTTCATCGGTCGCAGAAACGACAATCATGGGTAACGACGGGTATTCTAGGCTCACCTCTTCGACAAACTCGATCCCGTCAAGAATTGGCATAGAGAGATCGCACAAGATAAGATCAGGGGCGTTGCAACGAAGCTTTTGTAGACCATCGAGGCCATCTTGAGCTTCAACCACTTGGTAGCCTTGTGCAGACAAAAAGCCAGAGGTAATGCGACGAAAAATCGGATCATCGTCGACCAGCATAATCATTTTTTGACCAGTGGACACCGAGGGGGTCTGACTAGTCCCAACTTCGATTGTTTTATGCATACATCTTCGCCTCACACCTAAAAAGAAAGACTGCTCATATTGTTATAGTTATTAGGGTCTGTTGCTCTTAGGGCAGCAGACCCTTGTTGTTAAATTGCTCTTTAAAAGTAGTCTCGAAAGGCGATTTATACAAATCTTCCACTTTTGATCTGGGTTGCATACTATATGTATGGAATATCAAATTTCGCCAAAGTTGTTGATGTCACTCAAGCTTTGACGTTTGATATAACGATAAATTAATCAAATTCGTAAAAGTATGTGTCCAGCGCAATGAAATTAGATGATCTCAACCTATTCAGATTGGTGGTAGAAAATGGGAGTTACACCGCAACTTCCCGTAAAACCATGATACCTGTCGCCACTATCACGCGACGAATTCAAGCTTTGGAGGAGTCTCTTAACCTGCGACTGCTTAACCGCCATGCGCGTAAACTTTCCCTGACAGAAGCTGGGGAACGTTTTTACAATGAGTGCTCGCCATTACTTAATCGCTTGACCAGCGCCGCTGAAGAAATCAGCGATGAATGTCGCGGAGCCGCGGGTAGGATTCGTATCAATTCGCCGTCTAATCTGACCAAGCGAATGATGATGCCGATGTTCAATGCTTTTATGAAGCAATATCCCGACATCAACATCGAACTGACCACCAGTAACCATGCCGATCAGCTTGACCCTACCGAGTGGGATGTCATTTTCCGTGTTGGCCCACAACGCGACTCAAGTCTTATCGCACGTAAAATCAGCTCTGTGGCTGATATTTTGGTGGCAAGTCCCGAGTATCTGAAGCATCACCCCGCCCCAAAGCATGCCGAGCAGTTGCACCAACATTCTCTGGTCAAAGGCGCACCACTAATAAAGTGGCAGCTCTCGAACAATAGTGGCGAAACCGTGATTAACAACGACCAGGGGCGCTTTCAGGCGAATACCCTCAACGTTGTGCGCAGCGCTTGCTCTGACGGGCTAGGCATTACGTTGATGCCGGATGTGATGATCAAAGAGTTTATTGACGATGGTAGTCTGATTCGAGTGTTAGAAGACTGGAGCGCTAACCCGCGCGATATCTACATGCTTTATAACCACAAGGATCACCTACCAGAAAAGGTGAGGCTGTTTATCGACTTTGTCATCGCCTACAACATTCATTAACAAAAAGAGCTTGGTATGCTGCCAAGCTCTTGCGTTTTACAGGTATTCGACAAACTGACTCAAGTCGCGCTCTGGCACCTTCATCGGCGTGCAACCTGGGGTTCCTAAATAGAGGAAACCAACAATTTGGTCTTCGCCGCTGAGATTAAATGCTTGATGAACATGAGGGTGGAACATCCATTTGCCTGAGCGCCAAAACGCTTGATAACCCTGTGCGATTGCTGCCATTTGCATCGCCTGCACGGCGCAGCCAGCAGAGAGGTGTTGCTCGAAGGCAGGCACCTTGTCGTGCGGTGTCACTTTGGCGATTACGGTAATCACCATAGGTGCGCGAAACGGCGCATTCTTCACCTTCTCAACCACACTCGCCTCACTCTGGTCCGCTTGTGCCGCTTGAACCAAAATCTTAGACAGTTTGTGTAGCCCTTCCCCTTGAGAAATAACGAAACGCCACGGGGTCAGTCCCGCATGGTCGGGGGCACGCAGGCCTGCACGAATGATATTTTCTAGTGCCTTACCCTCTGGCGCGGGTTCGGAGAGTTTCGCGATTGAACGACGGTTGAGCAAGAGATCTAGAGCATCCATTTATTATCCTTTTGAACAGGTTCTTATTTCTTCTTGATAATAACTCTCATCAACAAAAAAGGCGAACCATTCGGTTCGCCTTTGAGTGACTAGTAGTTAAGAGTAGAAACTTGCGTCTATGCCTGCTCGAGTCAATAAACCATCACACGGTGCGAAACGATCGCCGTACTTCTGCGCGTGCTCATTCATGATTTCAACCAACTGCTTGATGCCGATCTGGTCCATGTAACGGAACGGCCCTCCAAGGAACGGCGGGAAGCCAATACCGAAGATAGCGCCAATGTCGCCATCGCGTGGACTGCGAATGATGCCTTCGTCAAGACAGCGCACGGCCTCATTCAACATTGGCAGTACGCATCGCATCGCCATCTCTTTCTCTGCCATTTTTGACTCTGGAGTCAGTCCTAGCAGCTTGTAGACAGACTTATCAACTTCTTTTTTCTTACCTTTGTAGGTGTAGAAGCCTTTGCCACTCTTGCGCCCTTTACGGTCGTCATTGAGCAACTTATCGAACACATCCGGCCCTTGGAATCGCTCTCCCAGCTCGGCAACCAAAATCGGCATGATCTTCGCGCCGATATCTACCCCAACCTCATCAAGTAGGGTGATAGGTCCAACTGGGAAACCAAAGTTAAGCAGTGCAGTATCAAGCTGCTCGATCGGTTCACCAGACATCAGTACTTGCGCCGCTTCATTCATGTAAGGGGCTAGGATTCGGTTGACGTAAAACCCAGCGCAGTCTTTGACAACGATCGGCGTTTTGCCCTGCTTACGAGCAAAATCGACCGCGGTCGATATGGTTTCATCCGACGTACCTTGATGCGGAATCACCTCGACCAAAGGCATCTTTTCGACCGGGCTAAAGTAGTGCAAGCCGACGACATTCTCAGGACGCTGCGCCTTTTCCGCGATCTGATGGATAGGCAGCGACGATGTGTTAGTTGCAAAAATTGTGCTCGGTTTTGCATGAGTTTCGACATCCGCCACCATTTGCTGTTTTAGGGCAAGATCTTCAAAAACCGCTTCAATCACCATGTCAGTGTGGTTAAAGGTGGTAAAGTCAGTACCGCCTGACAGTTGCAACATTTTGCTTTGAAGCTCCGCTTTAGAAAGGATGCGACGCTTTCTTTGCTTATCAAACAACTTATAGTTGTATTTGAGCGCGTTGAGCACGCCGTCATTGCTGACATCTTTGATGCGTACCGGAACCTTAGCTTTGGCAACACTGACATGGCTAATACCCGCTCCCATTAATCCACCACCTAACACAGCAGCGCGAGATACCGTTTTTGGCTCCGCGTCGCTACCGTGCTCTTTTTTCATTTCTGTGGTGGCAAAGAAGATAGAGCGCAGCGCTTTCGATTCTGGCGTCATCACCAGCTCACCAAAACGCTCAGCCTCTTTTTGCTGGCCCTTGTCGAAGCCCTTCTCAAGACCAAAACGAATCACCTCAAGGATGGCATCGGCAGCAGGATAATTACCACGGGTTTTTTCACGGGTTTTCTTCGCCGCTTGCTCAAAGATCACCTTACGTCCGAGGCCAGTATTGGCCATCAGCTTCTCTTTGGCCGAGACT
The sequence above is drawn from the Vibrio sinaloensis genome and encodes:
- a CDS encoding LysR family transcriptional regulator, coding for MKLDDLNLFRLVVENGSYTATSRKTMIPVATITRRIQALEESLNLRLLNRHARKLSLTEAGERFYNECSPLLNRLTSAAEEISDECRGAAGRIRINSPSNLTKRMMMPMFNAFMKQYPDINIELTTSNHADQLDPTEWDVIFRVGPQRDSSLIARKISSVADILVASPEYLKHHPAPKHAEQLHQHSLVKGAPLIKWQLSNNSGETVINNDQGRFQANTLNVVRSACSDGLGITLMPDVMIKEFIDDGSLIRVLEDWSANPRDIYMLYNHKDHLPEKVRLFIDFVIAYNIH
- a CDS encoding NAD(P)H nitroreductase yields the protein MDALDLLLNRRSIAKLSEPAPEGKALENIIRAGLRAPDHAGLTPWRFVISQGEGLHKLSKILVQAAQADQSEASVVEKVKNAPFRAPMVITVIAKVTPHDKVPAFEQHLSAGCAVQAMQMAAIAQGYQAFWRSGKWMFHPHVHQAFNLSGEDQIVGFLYLGTPGCTPMKVPERDLSQFVEYL
- the fadJ gene encoding fatty acid oxidation complex subunit alpha FadJ: MSEQTAFKLAIDEQNIAWLSIDVPGEKMNTLQAAFAEEMEAIFVQLAEHKSSLKGLILHSLKPDNFVAGADVRMLDACTSAKEAQALAEKGQQMFQQLADLPYPVVAAIHGPCLGGGLELALACDYRVCTDSDKTRLGLPEVQLGLLPGSGGTQRLPRLIGLLPSLDMILTGKQLRAKKAKKLGVVDQVVPHTILLDVAKDLVEKQSGSKKAKRKVSAKEKLMANTGLGRKVIFEQAAKKTREKTRGNYPAADAILEVIRFGLEKGFDKGQQKEAERFGELVMTPESKALRSIFFATTEMKKEHGSDAEPKTVSRAAVLGGGLMGAGISHVSVAKAKVPVRIKDVSNDGVLNALKYNYKLFDKQRKRRILSKAELQSKMLQLSGGTDFTTFNHTDMVIEAVFEDLALKQQMVADVETHAKPSTIFATNTSSLPIHQIAEKAQRPENVVGLHYFSPVEKMPLVEVIPHQGTSDETISTAVDFARKQGKTPIVVKDCAGFYVNRILAPYMNEAAQVLMSGEPIEQLDTALLNFGFPVGPITLLDEVGVDIGAKIMPILVAELGERFQGPDVFDKLLNDDRKGRKSGKGFYTYKGKKKEVDKSVYKLLGLTPESKMAEKEMAMRCVLPMLNEAVRCLDEGIIRSPRDGDIGAIFGIGFPPFLGGPFRYMDQIGIKQLVEIMNEHAQKYGDRFAPCDGLLTRAGIDASFYS